In Musa acuminata AAA Group cultivar baxijiao chromosome BXJ2-3, Cavendish_Baxijiao_AAA, whole genome shotgun sequence, the following proteins share a genomic window:
- the LOC135606812 gene encoding inorganic phosphate transporter 2-1, chloroplastic-like: protein MVLSSPYFSFARHSGVGGSGRATAAVASAFILRRPLRRLPSHPRPPLHDNSSTKTFPCFKSYPLRPALDRRHLPMATLSSSFSGADDGPKPVVEASTEEGEELPELAKAFHISSRTASAVCILIAFAALTLPLAMRSLGQAADLKTKALSYLTLLSGFYMAWNIGANDVANAMGTSVGSGALTLRQAVMTAAVLEFSGALLMGTHVTSTMQKGILVASVFQGKDTLLFAGLLSSLAAAGTWLQVASFYGWPVSTTHCIVGAMVGFGLIYGGIGAVFWSSLARVTSSWIISPVMGAAASFIVYKCIRRFVYSAPNPGQAAAAAAPIAVFLGVTGISFAAFPLSKSFPVALVQALACGTAGAIIVSRVIHKQLGHLLTSEAEKTPTSEKPHLEHIGFLTNVAGPTGAQLEIVYGVFGYMQVLSACFMSFAHGGNDVSNAIGPLAAALSILQGGASSAEIVIPTDVLAWGGFGIVAGLMIWGYRVIATIGKKITELTPTRGFAAEFAAASVVLVASKLGLPISATHTLVGAVMGVGFARGLNSVRAETVREIVTSWAVTIPVGAVLSVFYTWISTKLLSFLI, encoded by the exons ATGGTTCTCTCTTCCCCATACTTCTCCTTCGCGAGACACAGTGGAGTAGGAGGAAGTGGTAGAGCAACAGCAGCTGTGGCTTCCGCTTTCATTCTTCGAAGGCCGCTTCGGCGACTGCCATCCCACCCTCGTCCCCCACTCCATGACAACTCCTCCACGAAGACCTTCCCTTGCTTCAAGTCTTATCCTCTCAGACCCGCCCTCGACAGGCGCCACCTTCCTATGGccaccctctcctcctccttctccggcGCCGACGACGGGCCGAAGCCCGTCGTGGAGGCCAGCACGGAGGAAGGGGAGGAGCTGCCCGAATTGGCCAAGGCTTTCCACATCTCGTCCAGAACCGCCTCCGCCGTCTGCATCCTCATCGCCTTCGCCGCGCTCACCTTGCCCCTGGCGATGAGGTCGCTGGGGCAGGCGGCCGACCTGAAGACGAAGGCCCTGTCGTACCTCACCCTGCTCTCGGGCTTCTACATGGCGTGGAACATCGGGGCCAACGACGTGGCCAACGCCATGGGGACGTCGGTCGGCTCGGGGGCGCTAACCCTGCGGCAGGCCGTCATGACCGCGGCCGTGCTCGAGTTCTCGGGGGCCTTGCTCATGGGGACGCACGTCACCAGCACGATGCAGAAGGGGATCCTCGTAGCCTCCGTCTTCCAGGGGAAGGACACCTTGCTCTTCGCAGGGCTGCTTTCTTCTCTCGCCGCAGCTGGTACTTGGTTGCAG GTGGCATCATTTTATGGATGGCCTGTCTCCACTACGCACTGCATAGTAGGAGCCATGGTTGGGTTTGGGCTTATATATGGGGGAATTGGTGCTGTCTTCTGGAGTTCATTGGCCAGGGTGACTTCCTCGTGGATCATCTCCCCTGTCATGGGCGCAGCAGCCTCATTCATTGTCTACAAGTGCATACGCAGA TTTGTATACAGTGCTCCAAATCCCGGGcaggcagctgctgctgctgcacctATTGCTGTGTTCCTGGGAGTGACTGGAATCTCCTTCGCTGCTTTCCCCCTCAGCAAGAGCTTTCCTGTTGCATTAGTTCAGGCCTTGGCCTGTGGCACTGCAGGTGCAATTATCGTCAGCAGAGTCATCCACAAGCAGCTGGGCCATCTGCTAACATCAGAAGCAGAGAAAACACCAACAAGCGAGAAGCCGCACCTCGAACACATCGGTTTCCTGACTAACGTCGCAGGCCCCACTGGAGCGCAGCTAGAGATCGTCTATGGCGTCTTCGGCTACATGCAGGTCCTGTCAGCTTGCTTCATGTCGTTTGCGCATGGAGGCAATGATGTTTCCAATGCCATCGGGCCACTGGCCGCAGCTCTATCCATACTTCAGGGCGGAGCAAGCAGCGCTGAGATCGTCATCCCCACTGACGTTCTTGCCTGGGGTGGGTTCGGGATCGTCGCAGGGCTCATGATATGGGGATACCGAGTCATAGCAACCATCGGCAAGAAGATCACTGAGCTCACTCCGACAAGGGGCTTTGCAGCAGAATTCGCAGCAGCCTCGGTGGTCCTTGTGGCATCGAAGCTTGGCCTGCCCATCTCAGCAACCCACACACTCGTTGGTGCCGTGATGGGCGTCGGCTTTGCCAGGGGACTCAACAGCGTCAGAGCAGAGACAGTGCGCGAGATTGTTACTTCTTGGGCAGTGACCATACCAGTTGGTGCAGTGTTGTCTGTCTTCTATACATGGATCTCCACCAAGCTGTTGTCATTTTTGATCTAA